From Pogoniulus pusillus isolate bPogPus1 chromosome 17, bPogPus1.pri, whole genome shotgun sequence, the proteins below share one genomic window:
- the KIF23 gene encoding kinesin-like protein KIF23 isoform X3, whose product MKSARARTPRRPALKKPSNPSLKDPVGVYCRVRPLSGPDQECCIEVISETTVQIHPPEGYRIFRNGEYRETQYSFKEVFGTLVAQKELFDVVAKPLVEDLIRGKNGLLFTYGVTGSGKTHTMTGSPGDGGLLPRCLDTIFNSIGPFQAKRFVFKLDDKNGVEVQCEVDALLERQKRDAMPVPKTPSGKRQIDPEFADMINVQDHCKVEEVDEDNVYSVFVSYIEIYNNYIYDLLEENPFEPIKPKPPQSKLLREDQNHNMYVTGCTEVEVKSTEEAFEVFWRGQKKRRIANTQLNRESSRSHSVFIIKLAQAPLDADGDNVLQEKEQIILSQLSLVDLAGSERTNRTKAEGSRLREAGNINQSLMTLRTCIEVLRENQMYGTNKMVPYRDSKLTHLFKNYFDGEGKVRMIVCVNPKAEDYEESLQVMRFAEMTQEVEVARPVDRALCGLTPGRRYRNQAFREELARKLELRGGPIDGETEEQFSSDTFLQNFPPLPPCELLDINNEQTLPKLIEVLEQRRKMRQTLSEEFSKNVLAFRKILQDFDTNVASKEKYFQGKLSERDKTITGQKTEMERLEKKIKTLEYKIEILEKTTTIYEEDKRSLQQELENKNQKLQRQASDKRRLEARLQGMVTETTMKWEKECERRVAAKQLEMQNKLWVKDEKLKQLKAIVTEPKTEKPERPSRERDREKPVPRSVSPPPVPNAPPVRLRHRRSRSAGERWVDHKPPSNLPTDTVLQPHVPHAITVAAASEKALAKCDKYMLTHQELASDGEIETKLIKGDVFKTRGGGQAVQFTEIETLKQESPTGRKRRSSPSNPDPPEDAADSEWTDVETRCSVAVEMRAGSVLGPGYQHHAQPKRRKP is encoded by the exons ATGAAGTCAGC TAGGGCCCGGACGCCGCGGAGGCCGGCGCTGAAAAAGCCGTCCAACCCTAGTCTGAAGGATCCCGTGGGG GTGTACTGCAGGGTGCGGCCCCTCAGCGGCCCGGACCAGGAATGTTGTATCGAGGTGATCAGCGAGACCACGGTGCAGATCCACCCACCTGAGGGCTATCGGATATTCCGCAACGGGGAGTACCGGGAG ACTCAGTATTCATTTAAAGAAGTGTTTGGCACCCTTGTTGCGCAGAAGGAGCTGTTTGATGTGGTGGCTAAACCTCTGGTGGAAGATCTCATTCGTGGGAAAAATG GTCTGCTTTTCACCTATGGTGTGACAGGCAGTGGGAAGACCCACACCATGACAGGATCTCCTGGTGATGGAGGACTTCTCCCACGATGTCTGGATACAATCTTCAACAgcataggtcccttccaggccaagCGGTTT GTTTTTAAGCTGGATGATAAGAATGGTGTGGAAGTTCAGTGTGAAGTAGATGCTCTCTTAGAGCGCCAGAAAAGAGATGCCATGCCTGTGCCAAAAACTCCCTCTGGCAA GAGACAGATTGATCCAGAATTTGCTGACATGATCAATGTGCAAGACCACTGCAAAGTGGAAGAAGTTGATGAAGACAATGTTTACAGTGTCTTTGTCTCCTATATAGAGATCTACAACAACTACATCTATGACCTCTTGGAAGAAAACCCCTTTGAGCCTATAAAACCCAA ACCTCCCCAGTCCAAACTACTTCGTGAGGACCAGAATCACAACATGTAtgtcacaggctgcacagaagtTGAGGTAAAATCTACAGAAGAAGCTTTTGAAGTGTTCTGGAGAG gtcagaagaagaggaggattgCAAACACTCAGCTGAATCGAGAATCAAGTCGCTCTCACAGTGTGTTCATCATAAAGTTGGCCCAGGCACCCCTGGATGCTGATGGGGATAATGTGCTGCAG gagaaggagcagatcatcctgagccagctgtcactggtggatCTGGCTGGAAGTGAAAGGACAAACAGAAccaaagctgaaggcagcaggttGCGAGAGGCAG GTAATATTAATCAGTCCCTCATGACGCTAAGAACCTGCATTGAAGTCCTAAGGGAAAACCAGATGTATGGAACAAATAAG ATGGTGCCATACAGAGACTCCAAACTGACTCACCTCTTCAAGAACTATTTTGACGGGGAAGGAAAAGTCCGAATGATTGTGTGTGTTAATCCCAAGGCTGAGGACTACGAGGAGAGCTTG CAAGTCATGCGCTTCGCAGAGATGACCCAAGAAGTGGAAGTTGCCAGACCTGTTGACAGAGCCCTCTGTGGGTTAACCCCAGGCCGGCGCTACAGGAACCAGGCCTTCAGAGAGGAGCTGGCACGGAAACTGGAGCTGCGGGGCGGCCCCATAGATGGAG AAACAGAAGAGCAATTCAGTTCAGACACCTTCTTGCAGAACTTCCCTCCATTGCCTCCCTGTGAGCTGTTGGACATTAACAATGAGCAGACACTTCCAAAGCTGATCGAGGTACTGGAGCAACGCCGTAAAATGAGGCAAACCTTGTCAGAGGAGTTCTCCAAAAATG TGCTTGCCTTCAGAAAGATACTGCAAGATTTTGACACCAATGTTGCATCCAAGGAGAAGTATTTTCAAGGAAAGCTGTCTGAAAGAGACAAAACAATAACAGGGCAGAAAACAGAGATGGAacgtctggagaagaaaattaaGACTCTGGAATACAAG atTGAGATTCTGGAGAAAACCACCACCATTTATGAAGAAGACAAGCGCAGCCTTCAGCAAGAGCTGGAGAACAAGAACCAGAAGTTGCAGCGTCAGGCTTCTGACAAGCGGAGGCTGGAGGCTCGCTTGCAGGGCATGGTGACAGAAACAACCATGAAATGGGAGAAGGAGTGT GAGCGTCGTgtagcagcaaagcagctggagaTGCAGAACAAACTTTGGGTGAAAGATGaaaagctgaagcagctgaaagCCATTGTGACAGAACCAAAGACTGAAAAACCAGAGAGGCCCTCACGggagagggacagagagaagCCTGTTCCCAGATCTGTGTCTCCTCCACCAGTGCCT AATGCTCCTCCAGTTCGCCTCAGACACAGACGGTCCCGCTCAGCTGGGGAGAGGTGGGTGGACCACAAACCACCTTCTAACCTGCCCACTGACACAGTCCTGCAGCCACACGTCCCTCATGCCATCACGGTGGCAGCTGCCAGTGAAAAGGCCCTAGCTAAGTGTGACAAGTACATGCTGACACACCAGGAACTGGCCTCTGATGGGGAGATTGAAACCAAACTCATTAAG GGTGATGTTTTCAAGACCAGGGGTGGTGGACAGGCTGTGCAGTTCACAGAGATTGAGACACTGAAGCAAGAATCTCCAACTGG gagAAAGCGAAGATCatccccttccaatcctgacccACCTGAGGATGCTGCAGACTCTGAATGGACTGATGTAGAAACCAGG TGTTCTGTGGCAGTGGAGATGAGAGCAGGATCAGTTCTTGGACCTGGCTATCAGCATCATGCTCAGCCCAA GAGAAGAAAGCCCTAA